The following coding sequences are from one Sylvia atricapilla isolate bSylAtr1 chromosome 15, bSylAtr1.pri, whole genome shotgun sequence window:
- the PLA2G10 gene encoding group 10 secretory phospholipase A2, with product MPKKQEGQDLGVVTSQEIYKGTFGEGRLRNRRGILELAGAIRCSTGRSPFAYLRYGCYCGLGGKGWPKDRVDWCCFHHDCCYGRAEQAGCQPKTESYHWECKDNSAVCDSLEDQCQKMACECDREAAKCFSKAPYHRKYLLWPDFMCGEIQPLCRY from the exons ATGCCCAAAAAGCAGGAGGGACAAGATCTGGGAGTGGTCACCAGTCAGGAGA TTTATAAAGGCACTTTTGGGGAAGGCCGTTTGAGGAACCGAAGAGGAATCCTGGAATTGGCCGGAGCCATCCGCTGCAGCACGGGGCGCTCGCCCTTCGCCTACCTGCGCTACGGATGCTACTGTGGCCTGGGGGGAAAAGGATGGCCCAAGGACAGAGTAGACTG GTGCTGCTTTCACCACGACTGCTGCTatggcagggcagagcaggcagggtgCCAGCCCAAGACTGAAAGCTACCACTGGGAGTGCAAAGACAATTCTGCTGTGTGTG actCACTAGAAGATCAATGTCAAAAAATGGCATGTGAATGTGACCGTGAAGCTGCCAAATGTTTTTCTAAAGCTCCCTACCACAGAAAATACCTTTTGTGGCCAGACTTTATGTGTGGTGAGATTCAGCCTTTGTGCAGGTATTAG